From Medicago truncatula cultivar Jemalong A17 chromosome 7, MtrunA17r5.0-ANR, whole genome shotgun sequence, a single genomic window includes:
- the LOC11409669 gene encoding F-box/kelch-repeat protein At3g23880: protein MTPSLVFLLDDLIAEVLSFLPVKPLLRFKSVSKSWKILISDPTFVKLHLKRSAVQNPHFTLIMGHEKFIPGESFYGIDDESERDYNLVPYPISRLLDNPSFTLLLDDPYNSVTYYHVNNDICSRIIGSCNGLICLAETSLTHDGYQENWRREYWFRVWNPSIRTTTSEKFGYFYDFGPISGYGGDFNFKFGFDNSTDTYKVLAFRYNRLKGNRNIKILGSGDHVWRDIAFFPVVPLRLDYSDHIHSEHCMCDGVYVSGTFNWLAIHNDLPYRVKNITVEHFVIVSLDLGTETYNQYLLPLDEVPSAEPTVGVLGGCLCFSYAYKETDFVIWQMKKFGDEDSWSQFLRISYQNLLIDYDIFDTYFRLVPLLLSKDGDTLILKSSQEFEAIIYHWKDNRVQRTKITPSRTITYDRRITNWVAFVYVSVLFYNNLEMPEWNSSRHIGEVLGSSRLCVKSFGHI, encoded by the exons ATGACTCCATCGCTGGTGTTCCTCCTCGACGATCTCATCGCTGAAGTACTTTCCTTTCTTCCGGTGAAACCTCTTCTTCGATTCAAGAGTGTTAGTAAGTCTTGGAAAATACTCATCTCCGATCCCACATTCGTGAAATTGCACCTCAAGAGATCAGCAGTACAAAATCCTCACTTCACCCTAATCATGGGGCACGAAAAATTTATCCCTGGAGAGTCATTCTATGGTATTGACGATGAATCTGAGAGGGATTACAATCTCGTTCCATACCCTATAAGTCGTTTACTAGATAACCCGTCATTCACCCTTCTTTTAGATGATCCTTACAATAGTGTCACTTACTATCATGTCAACAACGACATATGCTCTCGTATAATTGGTTCATGCAATGGATTGATTTGTTTGGCTGAGACTTCTTTAACCCATGATGGGTATCAAGAGAATTGGCGTAGAGAGTATTGGTTCCGTGTTTGGAACCCATCCATCAGGACAACAACATCAGAAAAATTTgggtatttttatgattttggaCCAATTTCGGGGTATGGAGgcgatttcaatttcaaatttggtTTTGACAATTCAACTGATACTTATAAGGTGTTGGCGTTCCGTTACAATAGACTAAAAGGAAATAGAAATATAAAGATTCTAGGTTCGGGTGATCATGTTTGGAGAGATATTGCATTTTTCCCGGTGGTTCCTCTTCGTTTGGACTATAGTGATCATATTCATAGTGAACATTGTATGTGTGATGGTGTTTACGTAAGTGGCACTTTTAACTGGTTGGCTATCCACAACGACCTTCCCTATCGTGTTAAGAATATTACAGTTGAACATTTTGTTATCGTTTCTCTTGATTTAGGGACGGAGACATACAATCAATATCTGTTGCCTCTTGATGAAGTGCCATCTGCAGAACCAACCGTTGGTGTGTTGGGGGGCTGCCTTTGTTTTTCTTATGCTTACAAAGAAACTGATTTTGTTATATGGCAGATGAAGAAATTTGGGGATGAAGATTCTTGGTCTCAATTCCTTAGAATTAGTTATCAAAATCTTCTAATAGATTATGACATTTTTGACACTTATTTTCGATTGGTGCCATTGCTTCTTTCTAAAGATGGTGATACATTGATACTTAAAAGCAGTCAAGAATTTGAAGCAATTATCTATCATTGGAAAGATAATAGAGTGCAGAGAACAAAAATTACTCCAAGTAGAACTATTACTTATGATAGAAGAATCACAAATTGG GTGGCGTTTGTTTACGTTTCAGTTTTGTTTTACAACAATTTGGAAATGCCGGAATGGAACAGTTCCCGACATATTGGCGAGGTTCTTGGAAGTTCCCGGCTCTGCGTGAAGTCTTTTGGGCACATCTAA